A single region of the Yersinia entomophaga genome encodes:
- the wecC gene encoding UDP-N-acetyl-D-mannosamine dehydrogenase has protein sequence MSFETISVIGLGYIGLPTAAAFASRKKKVIGVDVNAHAVETINRGAIHIVEPDLDKVVKIAVEGGYLQAFTKPLAADAFLIAVPTPFKGDHEPDMVYVESAAKSIAPVLKKGDLVILESTSPVGATEQMAQWLAEFRPDLSFPQQAGEAADINIAYCPERVLPGQVMVELIQNDRVIGGMTPKCSARASELYKIFLEGECVVTNARTAEMCKLTENSFRDVNIAFANELSLICADQGINVWELIRLANRHPRVNILQPGPGVGGHCIAVDPWFIVSQNPQQARLIHTARLVNDGKPLWVVDRVKAAVADCLANSDKRASEVKIACFGLAFKPNIDDLRESPAVEIAHLIAEWHAGETLVVEPNVEQLPKSLAGNVTLKNTAEALQQADVLVMLVDHSQFKAIKPEEVKQQWIVDTKGVWR, from the coding sequence ATGAGTTTTGAAACTATTTCTGTTATCGGTCTTGGATATATCGGTTTACCTACCGCAGCCGCTTTTGCCTCGCGCAAGAAAAAGGTGATTGGCGTCGATGTTAACGCTCATGCGGTCGAGACCATTAATCGCGGTGCGATTCATATCGTCGAGCCGGATTTGGATAAAGTTGTCAAAATTGCCGTTGAAGGCGGCTATTTGCAGGCGTTCACCAAGCCATTGGCTGCCGATGCTTTCCTGATTGCCGTGCCAACGCCGTTTAAAGGCGATCACGAACCCGACATGGTGTACGTAGAGTCTGCGGCTAAATCTATTGCACCGGTGCTGAAGAAAGGCGATCTGGTGATTCTGGAGTCGACTTCGCCGGTTGGCGCTACAGAACAAATGGCTCAGTGGTTGGCTGAATTCCGCCCAGACCTGAGCTTCCCACAGCAGGCTGGAGAAGCAGCAGACATTAATATCGCCTATTGCCCAGAGCGCGTACTGCCGGGCCAGGTGATGGTTGAACTGATTCAGAATGATCGGGTGATTGGCGGTATGACGCCAAAATGTTCTGCCCGCGCCAGTGAGCTGTACAAGATTTTCTTGGAAGGCGAATGTGTGGTGACCAATGCCCGCACCGCTGAAATGTGCAAACTGACTGAAAACAGCTTCCGCGATGTCAACATTGCTTTTGCTAACGAACTGTCGCTGATTTGTGCCGACCAGGGCATTAACGTGTGGGAACTGATTCGTTTGGCGAACCGCCATCCGCGCGTCAATATTCTGCAACCTGGTCCGGGCGTTGGCGGCCACTGTATCGCCGTCGATCCATGGTTTATCGTTTCGCAAAATCCGCAGCAGGCGCGTCTGATCCATACCGCACGTCTGGTCAATGATGGCAAACCTTTATGGGTTGTCGACCGCGTGAAAGCGGCGGTGGCTGATTGTCTGGCGAACAGCGACAAGCGTGCATCAGAAGTAAAAATTGCCTGCTTCGGTCTGGCGTTTAAGCCAAACATTGATGACCTACGTGAAAGCCCGGCGGTAGAAATCGCACACCTGATTGCAGAATGGCATGCGGGTGAAACCTTGGTGGTTGAGCCGAACGTAGAGCAATTGCCGAAATCATTAGCAGGTAACGTTACGCTGAAAAACACGGCGGAAGCGCTGCAGCAAGCAGATGTGCTGGTGATGCTGGTCGATCACAGCCAGTTTAAGGCAATTAAACCTGAAGAAGTGAAGCAACAGTGGATTGTTGATACCAAAGGAGTATGGCGTTGA
- the wecB gene encoding non-hydrolyzing UDP-N-acetylglucosamine 2-epimerase, with protein MKVLTVFGTRPEAIKMAPLVHALAQDEAFESKVCVTAQHREMLDQVLRLFEIEPDYDLNIMKPGQGLTEITCRILEGLKPVLAEFKPDVILVHGDTTTTLATSLAAFYQRIPVGHVEAGLRTGDLYSPWPEEANRKLTGHLAMYHFAPTENSRQNLLRELLPDNRIFVTGNTVIDALFWVRDRVLKDEKLRKDLDARYPFLDANKKMILVTGHRRESFGGGFERICSALAEIARNHPDVQVVYPVHLNPNVSEPVNRILHGVDNIILIDPQDYLPFVYLMNHAYMILTDSGGIQEEAPSLGKPVLVMRDTTERPEAVDSGTVLLVGTDVKKIVDAVTHLLVDENAYHQMSRAHNPYGDGHACQRILEALKNHQVTL; from the coding sequence GTGAAAGTGTTGACTGTTTTTGGCACCCGTCCTGAAGCCATCAAAATGGCTCCTCTGGTGCATGCCTTGGCTCAGGATGAAGCCTTTGAATCAAAAGTCTGCGTCACTGCTCAACACCGAGAGATGTTGGATCAGGTCCTAAGATTGTTTGAAATTGAGCCCGATTATGATTTGAATATCATGAAGCCGGGACAGGGACTGACTGAAATAACCTGCCGTATTTTGGAAGGTTTAAAGCCCGTTCTGGCCGAATTTAAACCGGATGTCATTTTAGTCCACGGTGATACCACCACGACTTTGGCAACCAGCTTGGCCGCGTTTTATCAGCGAATTCCAGTAGGCCACGTTGAAGCGGGCCTGCGTACCGGAGACCTTTATTCTCCGTGGCCAGAAGAAGCCAACCGTAAGCTTACAGGCCATTTGGCCATGTACCATTTTGCGCCAACGGAAAATTCGCGTCAGAACCTGTTGCGTGAGTTGCTGCCGGATAATCGTATTTTTGTGACTGGAAATACCGTGATTGACGCGCTGTTTTGGGTGCGCGATCGGGTGTTGAAAGACGAGAAACTGCGTAAGGATCTGGACGCTCGCTATCCTTTCCTCGATGCCAATAAAAAAATGATTCTGGTGACAGGCCATCGTCGCGAGAGCTTTGGCGGCGGGTTTGAGCGCATTTGCAGCGCACTGGCTGAAATTGCCCGTAATCACCCGGACGTGCAGGTTGTATACCCAGTTCACCTTAATCCCAACGTCAGCGAGCCGGTTAACCGTATCCTGCACGGTGTCGACAACATCATTCTGATCGATCCGCAGGATTACCTGCCATTTGTCTACCTGATGAACCATGCTTATATGATTCTGACAGACTCGGGCGGAATTCAGGAAGAAGCGCCATCGCTAGGCAAGCCGGTGCTGGTTATGCGTGACACTACCGAGCGCCCAGAAGCGGTAGATTCAGGCACCGTTCTGCTGGTGGGCACCGACGTTAAAAAAATTGTAGATGCTGTAACCCATTTGCTGGTGGATGAAAATGCATATCACCAAATGAGTCGGGCACATAATCCTTACGGTGACGGGCACGCCTGTCAACGCATCCTAGAAGCATTAAAGAATCATCAGGTGACGCTATGA
- the wzzE gene encoding ECA polysaccharide chain length modulation protein yields the protein MKPEKTSTNNELAVDNELDIRGLCCTLWRGKAWIIGMAVLFAVIALSVSYLVKQQWSATAITDKPTVNNLGGYYSQQQFLRNLDSRLVSGSASEQPSISDEAYNEFIIQLAAYDTRRDFWLKSDYYKQRQEGDAKADAALLDELVNNIQFTPHDDKKVLNDSVKLTAETATDSNKLLREYVDFASQRAASHLNDEIQGAWAARTQSMKAQVKRQEAVAQAVYDRELNAVKQALKVAEKQGISRNQTDTPAEQLPDSKMFLLGKPMLQARLETLAASGPSFDIDYDQNRAMLATLNVGPTLEEKFQTYRYLRTPEDPVTRDSPRRAFLMIMWGAIGALVGAGVALARRPGVKH from the coding sequence ATGAAACCAGAAAAAACGTCTACTAACAATGAACTGGCTGTCGATAACGAGTTAGATATCCGCGGCCTTTGCTGCACGCTGTGGCGTGGTAAAGCCTGGATTATCGGTATGGCGGTTCTGTTTGCCGTCATTGCCCTAAGCGTGTCCTACTTAGTGAAGCAGCAGTGGAGCGCCACTGCGATTACCGATAAGCCAACAGTTAATAATCTGGGCGGCTATTATTCCCAACAGCAGTTTTTGCGTAACCTGGATTCCCGTTTAGTTTCAGGTTCGGCTAGCGAGCAGCCGAGTATTTCTGACGAAGCTTATAATGAGTTCATTATTCAACTAGCGGCTTACGATACCCGTCGTGACTTCTGGCTGAAGAGTGATTACTACAAGCAACGTCAGGAAGGGGATGCCAAAGCGGATGCAGCTTTGCTGGATGAGCTGGTCAATAATATTCAATTCACGCCGCACGATGACAAAAAAGTGCTGAACGACAGCGTGAAACTGACCGCGGAAACCGCTACTGACTCGAACAAATTGCTACGTGAGTATGTCGATTTTGCTAGCCAGCGTGCTGCCAGTCACTTAAATGATGAAATTCAAGGGGCATGGGCCGCGCGAACTCAGTCAATGAAAGCACAGGTTAAGCGGCAGGAAGCCGTAGCGCAGGCGGTTTACGATCGTGAGCTGAATGCGGTTAAGCAAGCGCTGAAAGTGGCCGAAAAACAGGGTATTAGCCGTAACCAAACGGATACGCCTGCGGAGCAACTGCCGGATTCCAAAATGTTCCTGCTGGGCAAACCTATGCTTCAGGCGCGTTTAGAAACTCTGGCAGCATCAGGCCCAAGCTTTGATATCGATTACGATCAAAACCGCGCTATGCTGGCAACATTAAACGTTGGGCCGACTCTGGAAGAGAAATTCCAGACCTACCGTTACCTGCGTACTCCGGAAGATCCGGTAACTCGCGATAGCCCGCGTCGCGCTTTCCTGATGATTATGTGGGGAGCGATTGGCGCACTAGTCGGAGCTGGCGTGGCATTGGCCCGTCGTCCCGGCGTAAAGCACTAA
- the wecA gene encoding UDP-N-acetylglucosamine--undecaprenyl-phosphate N-acetylglucosaminephosphotransferase, producing MKLLTMSTEILIVLLFSLAFLFIARKVAKRIGLVDKPNYRKRHQGLIPLVGGISVYAGICFAFLISSQQIPFGSLYLACAGLLVFVGALDDRFDISVKIRAFVQALVGVVMMAFAGLYLHSLGHVLGPWEMVLGPFGYVVTLFAVWAAINAFNMVDGIDGLLGGLSCVSFGAMGILLYQAGHMALAFWCFAMIAAITPYILLNLGLLGRRYKVFMGDAGSTLIGFTAIWILLQTTQGKTHPINPVTALWIIAIPLMDMIAIMYRRLRKGMSPFSPDRQHIHHLIMRAGFTSRQAFVLITLAAALLAAVGVIGERLVFVPEWVMLALFLLAFFLYGYCIKRAWRVARFIKRIKRRMRRANNKHVS from the coding sequence GTGAAATTACTCACCATGAGTACAGAGATTCTAATCGTCCTGCTGTTTTCTTTAGCTTTTTTATTCATCGCCCGTAAAGTGGCAAAGAGAATCGGTCTCGTCGATAAACCCAATTACCGTAAACGCCATCAGGGGCTGATTCCCTTAGTCGGCGGTATTTCTGTGTATGCGGGTATCTGTTTTGCCTTCCTGATATCCAGCCAGCAAATTCCCTTCGGTTCACTCTATCTGGCTTGCGCCGGTTTATTAGTGTTCGTTGGTGCTTTGGATGACCGCTTTGATATTAGCGTTAAAATCCGCGCTTTTGTTCAGGCTTTAGTCGGTGTAGTAATGATGGCGTTTGCCGGACTCTATCTGCACAGCCTTGGACACGTTCTTGGCCCGTGGGAAATGGTTCTCGGCCCGTTCGGTTACGTGGTTACGCTGTTTGCCGTGTGGGCGGCTATCAATGCATTCAATATGGTTGACGGTATTGACGGGCTGCTGGGTGGGCTGTCTTGCGTGTCATTCGGTGCGATGGGCATCTTGCTCTATCAGGCCGGGCATATGGCACTGGCGTTTTGGTGTTTTGCGATGATTGCGGCGATTACGCCATATATCTTGCTAAATCTCGGTTTGTTGGGGCGCCGCTATAAAGTCTTTATGGGCGATGCGGGTAGCACGCTGATTGGTTTTACCGCCATTTGGATTCTGTTGCAGACCACTCAGGGTAAAACCCATCCGATCAATCCGGTTACCGCTCTGTGGATTATCGCGATTCCGCTAATGGACATGATTGCCATTATGTATCGCCGCTTGCGTAAAGGTATGAGTCCGTTCTCGCCTGACCGCCAGCATATCCACCATCTCATCATGCGTGCAGGCTTCACTTCCCGACAGGCATTTGTCCTAATTACCTTGGCTGCGGCCTTGCTGGCGGCCGTCGGTGTTATCGGCGAACGACTGGTATTTGTTCCTGAATGGGTAATGTTGGCATTATTCTTGCTTGCATTCTTCCTGTATGGCTACTGCATCAAACGAGCCTGGCGAGTGGCGCGTTTCATCAAGCGTATTAAGCGCCGGATGCGGCGGGCTAATAATAAGCATGTATCTTAA
- the rho gene encoding transcription termination factor Rho, with translation MNLTELKNTPVSDLITLGENMGLENLARMRKQDIIFSILKQHAKSGEDIFGDGVLEILQDGFGFLRSADSSYLAGPDDIYVSPSQIRRFNLRTGDTISGKIRPPKEGERYFALLKVNEVNYDKPENARNKILFENLTPLHANSRLRMERGNGSTEDLTARVLDLASPIGRGQRGLIVAPPKAGKTMLLQNIATSIAYNHPDCVLMVLLIDERPEEVTEMQRLVKGEVIASTFDEPASRHVQVAEMVIEKAKRLVEHKKDVIILLDSITRLARAYNTVVPASGKVLTGGVDANALHRPKRFFGAARNVEEGGSLTIIATALVDTGSKMDEVIYEEFKGTGNMELHLARKIAEKRVFPAIDYNRSGTRKEELLTTTEELQKMWILRKIIHPMGEIDAMEFLINKLAMTKTNDDFFDMMRRS, from the coding sequence ATGAATCTTACCGAATTAAAGAATACGCCGGTTTCTGATCTGATTACACTTGGCGAAAATATGGGGCTGGAAAACCTGGCCCGGATGCGTAAACAAGACATCATATTCTCTATCCTGAAGCAACATGCTAAAAGTGGAGAAGATATCTTCGGTGACGGCGTATTGGAGATATTGCAGGATGGATTTGGTTTCCTCCGTTCAGCAGACAGCTCCTACCTCGCCGGTCCCGACGACATCTATGTATCCCCAAGTCAAATTCGCCGTTTCAACCTCCGCACTGGTGACACCATTTCCGGTAAGATTCGTCCGCCAAAAGAAGGCGAGCGTTATTTTGCACTGTTAAAAGTTAACGAAGTTAACTATGACAAACCGGAAAACGCCCGTAATAAAATTCTGTTTGAAAACTTAACCCCGCTGCATGCAAATTCACGTTTGCGTATGGAACGCGGTAACGGTTCAACAGAAGACTTAACGGCGCGCGTGTTGGATCTGGCTTCGCCAATTGGCCGCGGACAACGTGGTTTGATCGTAGCACCGCCAAAAGCGGGTAAAACCATGTTGTTGCAGAACATTGCAACCAGCATTGCCTACAATCACCCAGACTGCGTGCTGATGGTATTGTTGATTGATGAGCGTCCGGAAGAAGTTACCGAGATGCAGCGTCTGGTTAAAGGTGAAGTTATTGCTTCTACCTTTGATGAGCCAGCGTCTCGCCACGTTCAGGTAGCCGAAATGGTTATTGAGAAGGCGAAACGTCTGGTTGAGCACAAAAAAGACGTTATCATCCTACTGGACTCCATTACTCGTCTGGCTCGCGCCTATAACACCGTGGTGCCTGCCTCAGGTAAGGTTCTGACCGGTGGTGTGGATGCTAACGCCCTACATCGTCCTAAGCGTTTCTTCGGTGCGGCGCGTAATGTGGAAGAGGGCGGAAGCCTGACCATCATCGCAACCGCTCTGGTTGATACCGGTTCGAAGATGGATGAAGTGATTTACGAAGAATTTAAAGGTACTGGTAACATGGAATTGCACTTGGCGCGTAAAATCGCTGAGAAACGTGTATTCCCTGCTATCGATTACAACCGTTCCGGTACTCGTAAAGAAGAGTTGCTCACCACGACTGAAGAATTACAAAAAATGTGGATTCTGCGCAAAATTATCCATCCAATGGGTGAAATTGATGCAATGGAATTCCTCATTAATAAATTAGCTATGACGAAGACCAACGACGACTTCTTCGATATGATGAGACGTTCGTAA
- the trxA gene encoding thioredoxin TrxA — protein sequence MSDKIIHLSDDSFATDVLEATGLVLVDFWAEWCGPCKMIAPILDEIAEEYEGKLTIAKLNIDQNPGTAPKYGIRGIPTLLLFKDGAVAATKVGALSKSQLKAFLDENL from the coding sequence ATGAGCGATAAAATTATTCACCTGAGTGACGACAGCTTCGCCACTGACGTGCTGGAAGCCACTGGCCTGGTGTTGGTCGATTTCTGGGCTGAATGGTGTGGTCCGTGCAAGATGATTGCTCCGATTTTGGATGAGATTGCCGAAGAATACGAAGGCAAACTGACCATCGCTAAATTGAACATCGATCAGAACCCGGGCACCGCGCCAAAATACGGCATCCGTGGTATCCCGACGTTGTTGCTGTTTAAAGACGGTGCGGTTGCGGCAACTAAAGTGGGTGCCCTGTCCAAGAGCCAGCTGAAAGCGTTCCTGGACGAAAATCTGTAG
- the rhlB gene encoding ATP-dependent RNA helicase RhlB yields the protein MSKTHLTEQKFSDFALHPLVVEALENKGFQYCTPIQALALPLTLSGRDVAGQAQTGTGKTLAFLASTFHYLLSHPAEEGRQTNQPRALIMAPTRELAVQIHSDAEALSQITGLKLGLAYGGDGYDKQLKVLESGVDILIGTTGRLIDYAKQNYINLGAIQVVVLDEADRMYDLGFIKDIRWLFRRMPAVEKRLNMLFSATLSYRVRELAFEQMNNAEYVEVEPLQKTGHRIKEELFYPSNDEKMRLLQTLIEEEWPDRCIIFANTKHRCEEIWGHLAADGHRVGLLTGDVAQKKRLRILEDFTKGDLDILVATDVAARGLHIPLVTHVFNYDLPDDCEDYVHRIGRTGRAGESGHSISLACEEYALNLPAIETYTGHSIPVSKYNSDALLTDLPAPKRLARTRTGNGPRRNSAPRRNGAPRNNNRKRPG from the coding sequence ATGAGCAAAACACACTTGACTGAACAGAAGTTTTCCGACTTCGCCCTGCACCCGCTAGTTGTTGAAGCCCTTGAAAACAAAGGGTTTCAATATTGCACGCCGATTCAGGCGTTAGCATTGCCTCTCACCCTGTCTGGGAGAGATGTAGCAGGTCAGGCGCAAACCGGTACCGGAAAGACGCTAGCATTCCTGGCGTCTACTTTTCATTATTTGCTTTCGCACCCAGCAGAAGAGGGTCGTCAGACTAACCAGCCTCGTGCATTAATTATGGCACCGACGCGGGAACTGGCGGTACAGATTCATTCTGATGCTGAAGCCTTATCCCAGATTACCGGTTTGAAACTGGGTCTGGCCTACGGCGGTGACGGCTACGACAAACAGCTTAAAGTGCTGGAAAGCGGCGTCGATATTCTTATCGGTACCACTGGCCGTTTGATCGACTACGCAAAGCAAAACTACATTAATCTGGGCGCTATTCAGGTAGTGGTACTGGATGAAGCCGATCGTATGTACGATTTGGGCTTTATTAAAGATATCCGCTGGTTGTTCCGCCGCATGCCTGCGGTAGAAAAACGTCTGAATATGCTATTTTCCGCTACGTTGTCCTACCGCGTACGTGAACTGGCGTTTGAACAGATGAATAACGCCGAATACGTGGAAGTGGAGCCGTTACAAAAAACCGGCCACCGCATTAAAGAAGAACTCTTCTACCCTTCAAACGACGAAAAGATGCGCCTGTTACAGACGCTGATTGAAGAAGAATGGCCTGACCGCTGCATCATTTTTGCCAACACCAAGCACCGCTGTGAAGAAATCTGGGGCCATCTGGCTGCCGATGGACACCGCGTTGGCCTGCTGACCGGCGATGTCGCGCAGAAAAAACGTCTGCGAATTCTGGAAGATTTCACCAAAGGCGATTTGGATATTCTGGTAGCAACCGATGTTGCGGCTCGTGGCCTACACATTCCGTTGGTGACTCACGTATTCAACTACGACCTGCCTGACGATTGCGAAGATTACGTTCACCGTATCGGTCGTACCGGTCGTGCTGGCGAAAGCGGCCATTCAATTAGTCTGGCGTGCGAAGAGTATGCATTAAACTTACCGGCTATTGAGACCTATACCGGTCACAGTATTCCTGTCAGCAAATACAATAGCGATGCGCTGTTGACTGATTTACCGGCACCAAAACGTCTGGCACGTACCCGCACCGGGAATGGCCCGCGCCGTAATTCTGCCCCTCGCCGTAACGGCGCGCCGCGGAACAACAACCGTAAACGACCAGGCTGA
- the gppA gene encoding guanosine-5'-triphosphate,3'-diphosphate diphosphatase has translation MLSSTSLYAAIDLGSNSFHMLVVREVAGSIQTLARIKRKVRLAAGLDANNHLSHEAMERGWQCLKLFSEQLQDIPRQQIRVVATATLRLASNADQFLQTAIEILGCPIQVISGEEEARLIYHGVAHTTGGPEKRLVVDIGGGSTELVTGSGAQASILVSLSMGCVTWLERYFSDRNLQQENFDQAELAAREMIKPVAARFREHGWQICVGASGTVQALQEIMVAQGMDELITLPKLQQLKQRAIHCGKLEELEISGLTLERALVFPSGLSILIAIFQELGIESMTLAGGALREGLVYGMLHLPIEQDIRSRTIRNLQRRYLLDIEQAQRVAQLADNFFLQVEKQWKLEGRCRELLQNACLIHEIGLSVDFKLAPQHAAYLIRYLDLPGFTPAQKLLLSALLQNQSGTLDLSLLSQQNALPVVMAQRLCRLLRLAIIFSSRRRDDTLPAVRLRANGDTLCVLLPQGWLQLHPYRAESLVQESHWQSYVQWPLTLEAFG, from the coding sequence ATGCTAAGCTCCACCTCACTTTATGCTGCCATCGATCTTGGCTCCAACAGTTTCCATATGTTGGTGGTACGTGAGGTGGCTGGCAGTATCCAAACGCTGGCCCGAATTAAACGCAAAGTCAGGCTGGCCGCAGGATTAGATGCTAATAACCATCTGTCACATGAAGCAATGGAACGCGGCTGGCAATGTTTGAAGCTGTTTTCCGAACAGTTGCAGGATATTCCGCGGCAACAAATTCGCGTGGTCGCCACGGCAACCTTGCGTTTGGCCTCAAACGCCGACCAATTCCTGCAAACGGCCATTGAAATTCTGGGTTGCCCGATTCAAGTGATTAGCGGTGAGGAAGAAGCGCGGCTGATTTATCACGGCGTCGCTCACACTACTGGCGGGCCAGAAAAGCGTCTGGTGGTCGATATTGGCGGTGGCAGTACCGAGCTGGTAACAGGTTCCGGCGCTCAGGCGTCCATATTGGTCAGTCTGTCGATGGGCTGCGTAACCTGGCTGGAACGTTATTTCAGCGATCGCAATCTGCAACAGGAAAACTTTGACCAAGCCGAATTAGCGGCGCGTGAGATGATCAAACCGGTCGCGGCACGTTTTCGTGAGCACGGTTGGCAAATTTGCGTCGGCGCTTCCGGCACGGTGCAGGCTTTACAGGAAATTATGGTCGCCCAAGGCATGGACGAACTGATTACGCTGCCAAAGCTGCAACAACTGAAACAAAGAGCCATTCACTGTGGCAAGCTGGAAGAACTGGAAATTTCAGGTCTGACGCTGGAAAGAGCCTTGGTATTCCCCAGCGGCCTATCGATTTTGATCGCTATTTTCCAGGAATTGGGTATCGAAAGCATGACGTTGGCTGGCGGCGCACTGCGCGAAGGTCTGGTGTACGGCATGCTGCATTTACCTATTGAGCAAGATATTCGCAGCCGCACTATTCGTAATCTGCAACGCCGCTATTTGCTGGATATTGAGCAAGCCCAGCGCGTCGCGCAGTTAGCGGATAACTTTTTTCTACAGGTTGAGAAACAGTGGAAACTAGAGGGTCGATGTCGGGAATTATTGCAAAATGCCTGTTTGATCCACGAAATCGGCCTTAGCGTTGATTTCAAGCTCGCTCCGCAGCATGCCGCCTACCTGATTAGGTATCTGGATCTGCCTGGATTTACCCCCGCGCAAAAACTGCTTCTCTCCGCTCTCTTGCAAAACCAAAGCGGCACTCTGGATTTATCACTGCTTAGTCAGCAAAACGCGTTACCCGTAGTCATGGCGCAGCGTTTATGTCGCTTGCTACGTCTGGCGATCATTTTCTCCAGCCGTCGTCGGGATGACACCTTACCAGCGGTAAGATTACGCGCCAATGGCGACACTCTGTGCGTGCTATTACCACAAGGCTGGCTGCAGCTGCATCCTTATCGTGCTGAATCACTGGTACAAGAAAGTCACTGGCAAAGCTATGTTCAGTGGCCTCTTACTCTGGAAGCGTTTGGTTAA
- a CDS encoding glycosyl hydrolase family 28 protein produces the protein MLLILSGLALAPATALAELKAPQNLQVPTLAYDENSLVLVWEAPQDNGQIVDYQVYSAGKLLGLASENNDRYSPAKPYINHFYANDKQQFQHKILIQNFTVQGLQPDTTYSFSVKARYADGSLSPDSQVITAKTTALPQVLNIRDFGAKDDGKTLNTQAIQQAINSCKPGCRIDIPAGVYKTGALWLKSDMTLNLEAGSTLLGSENPTDYPAGYYLYSYSTVQRPASLINAINPDQTAPGTFRNIRIVGFGTIDGNGWLRAKTGEISDELGNKLPQYAVSKNTKVHEDGILAKNQVEQAVSAGIDLKTAYGQKRSSLITLRGVENLYLAGFTVRNPAFHGIMNLENHNVVANGLIHQTYDANNGDGIEFGNSQNVMVFNNFFDTGDDCINFAAGTGEMAQQQEPMKGAWLFNNYFRMGHGAIVTGSHTGAWIEDILAENNVMYLTDIGLRAKSTRSIGGGARNVTFRNNAMQDIAKQAVVMTLDYADSNANLDYPPAKIPAQFYDFTVRNVTVNNQTGKNASIEIKGDSDKQAWHRLVHFDNVKFDRVTPTAISDLRDSQFNQVIFTQLRGENPWHFSAIKNVTVDGKPVTP, from the coding sequence ATGCTGTTGATTCTTTCTGGTTTGGCACTTGCCCCTGCCACAGCATTGGCCGAACTGAAAGCACCGCAAAATCTACAGGTTCCCACGCTGGCTTATGACGAAAACAGCTTAGTATTAGTGTGGGAAGCGCCGCAAGATAACGGTCAAATCGTCGATTATCAGGTGTATTCCGCAGGGAAACTGCTGGGCCTTGCCAGTGAAAATAATGACCGATACTCTCCGGCCAAACCCTATATCAATCATTTCTACGCAAATGATAAGCAGCAATTTCAGCACAAGATTCTGATACAGAATTTCACCGTACAGGGGCTACAACCTGACACGACTTACTCGTTTAGCGTCAAAGCGCGCTATGCTGACGGTTCACTGTCACCTGACAGTCAGGTGATTACCGCGAAAACAACGGCGTTACCTCAGGTGCTGAATATTCGTGATTTCGGTGCCAAAGACGATGGAAAAACCCTCAATACCCAAGCGATTCAACAGGCGATCAATAGCTGTAAACCTGGTTGCCGCATTGATATTCCCGCTGGGGTGTATAAAACCGGCGCGCTGTGGCTAAAAAGCGATATGACGTTGAATCTTGAGGCTGGCTCGACCTTGCTGGGTTCGGAAAATCCGACGGATTACCCCGCAGGCTATTATCTTTATAGCTATTCCACCGTCCAGCGTCCGGCTTCGCTGATTAATGCCATAAATCCTGATCAGACCGCGCCGGGCACCTTCCGAAATATCCGCATCGTTGGCTTTGGAACTATCGATGGCAATGGCTGGCTCCGCGCGAAAACCGGCGAAATATCAGATGAATTAGGCAATAAGCTGCCGCAATACGCCGTGAGCAAAAATACCAAAGTGCACGAAGACGGCATTCTAGCCAAAAATCAGGTTGAACAGGCTGTTTCCGCAGGAATAGATCTAAAAACGGCTTACGGCCAGAAACGATCCAGTTTGATCACCTTGCGCGGCGTAGAAAATCTGTATCTAGCCGGATTCACCGTTCGTAATCCGGCATTTCACGGCATTATGAATCTGGAAAACCATAACGTGGTGGCTAATGGTTTAATCCATCAAACTTATGATGCTAATAACGGCGACGGTATTGAGTTCGGCAATAGTCAGAATGTCATGGTGTTCAATAACTTCTTCGATACTGGCGATGATTGCATTAACTTTGCCGCAGGCACTGGCGAAATGGCTCAGCAACAGGAGCCAATGAAAGGAGCGTGGTTATTTAACAACTATTTCCGCATGGGCCACGGCGCTATCGTCACCGGCAGCCATACTGGCGCATGGATTGAGGATATTCTGGCGGAAAATAACGTGATGTATCTGACGGATATTGGCCTGAGAGCCAAAAGTACCCGCTCAATCGGCGGTGGCGCGCGCAACGTCACTTTCCGCAATAATGCTATGCAAGATATCGCCAAACAGGCTGTCGTCATGACGCTGGACTATGCGGATAGCAATGCCAATCTGGATTATCCTCCGGCGAAAATTCCTGCTCAATTCTATGATTTTACAGTAAGAAATGTGACAGTGAATAACCAGACAGGAAAAAACGCATCCATTGAGATTAAGGGTGACAGTGACAAACAGGCCTGGCACCGTCTGGTGCATTTCGACAATGTGAAATTCGATCGGGTCACGCCAACGGCAATCAGCGATTTACGTGATAGCCAGTTCAATCAGGTTATTTTCACCCAGCTACGTGGCGAAAACCCTTGGCATTTCAGCGCGATAAAAAATGTAACCGTAGATGGGAAACCCGTGACACCATAG